The genomic region AGGACCTATAGGAGGGATAGGACCAATGGGACATATAGGACATATGGGACATATAGGACGGATAGGACCTATAGGACGCGCGGGATGATGGGACGTGTTGGGGTTGGTTGGGGTTGGCGGGATGTTTTTAAGGAGTTGTGATGGGTGAGATGGACATTTACCTCCGGTCCACGGAGATCATAGACAGTGACAATGGTCGTATCCGGGAGACGGCGCGGAGGCTTACCGCGGGGTTGACGGAGGAAGGCCCGAGGGCGCGGGCGCTCTTCTACTTCGTGCGCGACGAGATCCATTATAATGTTTACATGCTTTCGACGTTCAGGGAAGATTTCAAGGCGAGCGTGACTCTGGAGAGGGGCAAAGGCTATTGCGTCCAGAAAGCCGTCCTTCTTGCCGCTCTCGCCCGTGCCGCGGGTATTCCATCCCGGCTTGCCTTCGCGAGGATCGTGAACCACAAGATGCCCGCGGAGCTGAAGGCCCAGACGGGGATAAAGGAATTTCCCAGTCACGGGTACACCCAGCTTTTTGTGAAGGGGAGATGGATGAGCGTTACCCCCGCGTTCGACAGGGCTTTGTGCGAAAGGATCGGGGTGCCTTCCTGCGATTTTGACGGGGAGCACGATGCCGTCCTCGCCCCCGTGGACCTTGCCGGCAACCCTTACGTGGAATACGTCGAGAAGTACGAGCCTCATGCCGACCTTCCCTTTGAGTGGCTTCACGGCAAGATCTTTCCCATCTGGGGCAGGAAACGCCCCTGGGCCGAAGCTGATGCCTCAAGGGGCCACGTCATGCCATTGTCGGGATACCGGTTCCCGTGATGGAGGTTCGCGTGAAACCGAAGAGCGGTTACTGCATCGGTTGCACCAACAAACACGGCTGCAAATCCAGGACACCTCCCTGCATCGACGAGATGACATCCTGTAACGTCAGTTCCGACTCGGGGAAGCAGTACCTCATAGATCGCCACAAGGTGGAACTGTGCAGGGATTGCCCTTTTCTGCGCTCCTGCTGGACGATGGAGGAGTACAAGAAAGTGCTGTCCCGGGTTTGAGGCCGCTTTCCGACAGAGGGTCCTCAGGCGGCACTGGGCACAATGCGGACCTCGACGCGCCGGTTCTGCTGGCGTCCGCCTTCTGTCCCGTTGCTTGCTATGGGTCTCATCTCACCGTAGCCGATGGTGGTCAGGCGAGATCCGTTGACACCCATTCCAACAAGAGCGTTCTTAACCGCGTCCGCTCGCCGCTCGGAGAGTTTCTGGTTATACTCTGCCGAACCGCTGCTGTCAGTG from Syntrophorhabdus sp. harbors:
- a CDS encoding transglutaminase family protein, with translation MGEMDIYLRSTEIIDSDNGRIRETARRLTAGLTEEGPRARALFYFVRDEIHYNVYMLSTFREDFKASVTLERGKGYCVQKAVLLAALARAAGIPSRLAFARIVNHKMPAELKAQTGIKEFPSHGYTQLFVKGRWMSVTPAFDRALCERIGVPSCDFDGEHDAVLAPVDLAGNPYVEYVEKYEPHADLPFEWLHGKIFPIWGRKRPWAEADASRGHVMPLSGYRFP